The following proteins are co-located in the Halarcobacter sp. genome:
- a CDS encoding DMT family transporter, which yields MNINLQAHLLVFVATFLIALSFIVSGKLSGVIDPISLTLCRFVIAVIVLAPFILLKTKFRINVKKSFSKGLKISLFYSLYFILLFKALEDTTALNTATLFTLVPLLTAIISIFAFKQKLSIKKIFVYIIGIFGTSIVIFNGDLQLFIEFSLNKGDTLFFIAIISMALYSISVKYFSTNDDIPLVLTFTTLLGGIFWMTLTLLFLDIPLEWDKLKGEYFYYILYLSIAATLFTVFLYQKATIIIGPNKVMAYVYINPVIVLIMNLFYDKEISNIYVVLGCLISSTATYFLLRK from the coding sequence ATGAATATAAATTTACAAGCACATTTATTAGTTTTTGTTGCAACATTTCTAATAGCTTTATCTTTTATTGTTTCAGGAAAACTATCAGGAGTTATTGATCCAATATCTTTAACTCTTTGTAGGTTTGTTATAGCAGTTATTGTATTAGCACCTTTTATTCTTTTAAAAACAAAATTTAGAATTAATGTTAAAAAAAGTTTTTCAAAGGGCTTAAAAATAAGTCTTTTTTATTCTTTATATTTTATTTTGTTGTTTAAAGCTTTAGAGGATACAACTGCTTTAAATACTGCAACACTTTTTACTTTAGTTCCTTTATTAACTGCTATTATCTCTATTTTTGCATTTAAACAAAAATTATCTATAAAAAAAATATTTGTTTATATTATAGGTATCTTTGGTACTTCAATAGTTATTTTTAACGGTGATTTACAGTTATTTATAGAATTTAGCCTAAATAAAGGTGATACACTATTTTTTATAGCAATTATATCAATGGCTTTATACTCAATTAGTGTTAAATATTTTTCAACAAATGATGATATTCCACTTGTTTTGACTTTTACAACATTACTAGGTGGTATCTTTTGGATGACATTGACATTATTATTTTTAGATATCCCATTAGAATGGGATAAATTAAAGGGTGAATATTTTTATTATATCTTATATTTAAGTATAGCAGCTACACTTTTTACTGTTTTTTTATATCAAAAAGCCACTATTATAATTGGACCAAATAAAGTGATGGCTTATGTTTATATAAATCCAGTAATAGTTTTAATAATGAATCTTTTTTATGATAAAGAGATTAGTAATATTTACGTTGTATTAGGCTGCTTAATCTCCTCTACAGCTACATATTTTTTATTAAGAAAGTAA
- a CDS encoding PLP-dependent aminotransferase family protein, with the protein MYKIDQNIEKPIYIQLYEAIKDDIKNNLKAGEKLPSIRKMTLEYKISKNTVQTAYNQLYAEGYIESIPQSGYFVSEDLYENFKKEDNEILNNNLCEDIIKYDFYPACLSDDTFPKKTWLRLYNKILKSDLNMGIYHDRQGDFELREEISKYLAKSRDVNCNIENIVLTSGFADSMFLISTILKKDIKSIAFETPSYRVARKVFEQHNFKIEEIPVGKYGINLNSLKKSKANLLYLTPSHQYFFGITTPIAKRIEIINWAKENNSYIVEDDYDSELSYNNRPIPAMQGINNNQQVIYTGTFSKSLSPSIRIAYLVLPNKLLERYKKEFDYPFSNIPIDIQKTLALFMKEGFWDRHLRKVRTQNKKKHDILKTKITSLLKNDVEILRDGSGLNILIKPLVNIDLNRFQNECKKEYLKIYTRQLTQNEQVISMGFGGLKENQINEAMDIFKKIWDICKFN; encoded by the coding sequence ATGTATAAAATAGATCAAAATATAGAAAAACCAATTTATATTCAACTATATGAAGCAATAAAAGATGACATAAAAAACAATCTAAAAGCAGGTGAAAAACTTCCTTCAATAAGAAAAATGACTTTAGAATATAAAATTAGCAAAAATACTGTCCAAACTGCTTATAATCAACTATATGCTGAGGGTTATATTGAAAGTATTCCACAAAGTGGATATTTTGTTAGTGAAGATTTATATGAAAACTTTAAAAAAGAAGATAATGAAATATTAAACAATAACTTGTGTGAAGATATAATCAAATATGATTTTTATCCAGCATGCCTGAGTGATGATACTTTTCCTAAAAAAACGTGGTTAAGACTCTATAACAAAATATTAAAGAGTGATTTAAATATGGGTATATACCATGATAGACAGGGTGATTTTGAATTAAGAGAAGAGATTTCTAAATATTTAGCAAAGTCAAGAGATGTTAACTGTAATATTGAAAATATTGTATTAACAAGTGGTTTTGCTGATTCTATGTTTTTAATCTCAACAATTTTGAAAAAAGATATAAAAAGTATAGCTTTTGAAACACCAAGTTATAGGGTTGCAAGAAAAGTTTTTGAACAACACAATTTTAAAATAGAAGAGATACCAGTAGGTAAATATGGTATAAATTTAAATAGTTTAAAGAAATCAAAAGCAAACTTACTCTACCTAACTCCTTCACATCAATACTTTTTTGGAATAACTACTCCTATTGCAAAGAGAATTGAAATTATAAACTGGGCAAAAGAAAACAACTCTTATATAGTTGAAGATGACTATGATAGTGAACTTAGTTACAACAATAGACCAATTCCAGCTATGCAAGGGATAAACAATAACCAGCAAGTAATCTATACAGGTACATTCTCAAAATCCCTTTCACCCTCAATTAGAATTGCATATTTAGTTTTACCAAATAAATTACTTGAAAGATATAAAAAAGAGTTTGATTATCCTTTCTCTAATATTCCTATAGATATACAAAAAACCTTAGCACTATTTATGAAAGAGGGATTTTGGGATAGACACTTAAGAAAAGTAAGAACTCAAAATAAAAAGAAACATGATATTTTAAAAACGAAGATAACTAGTTTATTAAAAAATGATGTAGAAATCTTAAGAGATGGAAGTGGATTAAATATATTGATAAAACCTTTAGTAAATATTGATTTAAATAGATTCCAAAATGAATGCAAAAAAGAGTATCTAAAAATATACACAAGACAACTAACACAAAATGAACAAGTAATATCAATGGGATTTGGTGGTTTAAAAGAAAATCAGATCAATGAAGCAATGGATATATTTAAGAAAATTTGGGATATTTGTAAATTTAATTAA
- a CDS encoding pyridoxamine 5'-phosphate oxidase family protein yields MKAQVRIKDKNIIVKLLEDVEYGTLALSKNNIPYSLPINFVYAEDTIYFHGAKKGKKKDFMSDNNLASFSVVEPFSLIQSYFSSKDNLACPATHFFKSVICDGEIVFVDEYEEKVKALSLLMKKLQPEGKYIPLDDKIYLNMINATEVFKLKIKNIEGKLKLGQNLPKDRFNMILEYLENRGFDLDKETITQMKEYR; encoded by the coding sequence ATGAAAGCTCAAGTAAGAATAAAAGATAAAAATATAATTGTAAAATTATTAGAAGATGTTGAATACGGAACTCTTGCTTTATCTAAAAACAATATTCCATATAGTTTACCAATAAATTTTGTATATGCAGAAGATACTATATATTTTCATGGGGCTAAAAAAGGTAAGAAAAAAGATTTTATGAGTGATAATAATTTAGCTTCATTTTCTGTTGTTGAACCATTTTCTCTTATTCAGTCTTATTTTAGTAGTAAAGATAATTTAGCTTGTCCAGCAACACACTTTTTTAAATCTGTCATTTGTGATGGAGAGATTGTATTTGTTGATGAGTATGAAGAAAAAGTAAAAGCATTATCCTTGTTGATGAAAAAGTTACAACCTGAAGGGAAATATATTCCATTAGATGATAAAATATATTTAAATATGATAAATGCGACTGAAGTATTTAAATTAAAAATAAAAAATATTGAGGGTAAATTAAAACTAGGTCAAAACTTGCCTAAAGATAGATTCAATATGATTTTAGAATATCTTGAAAATAGAGGTTTTGATTTAGATAAAGAAACAATTACACAGATGAAGGAGTATAGATGA
- a CDS encoding GNAT family N-acetyltransferase: MSIFIKISENEYIKEAKIEDALSLSRLSSSLEAYLFDEKMPKWFKNELSVKSFKERINSKNFIHYLYIKDQKLVGFISIKNKNHLFHLFVDKNFHKQGIARKLWNCVCENIDTNNMEVNASLYAIKAYESLGFEICDKEKFYLELKFQPMIYSNLNKTCNKILNNKNN; encoded by the coding sequence ATGTCAATATTTATTAAAATAAGTGAAAACGAATATATAAAAGAAGCCAAAATAGAAGATGCTTTAAGTCTAAGTAGGCTTTCAAGTAGTTTAGAAGCATACTTATTTGATGAAAAGATGCCAAAATGGTTTAAAAATGAGCTATCAGTTAAAAGTTTTAAAGAGAGAATAAATAGTAAAAATTTCATCCATTATCTTTATATAAAAGATCAAAAATTAGTTGGTTTTATATCAATTAAAAACAAAAATCATCTATTTCATTTATTTGTTGATAAAAACTTTCATAAACAAGGTATTGCAAGGAAATTGTGGAATTGTGTTTGTGAAAATATTGATACAAATAATATGGAAGTAAATGCCTCTTTATATGCCATAAAAGCTTATGAATCCTTAGGATTTGAAATTTGTGATAAAGAAAAATTTTATTTAGAATTAAAATTTCAGCCAATGATTTATTCCAATTTAAACAAAACATGCAATAAAATTTTGAATAATAAAAATAATTAA
- a CDS encoding GNAT family acetyltransferase, translated as MIECRLAKLEDIEQILKLHARYQVDTINEDDKKDGFITTAFTKEQLTALIEDEQGLFVAIKDGEIVAYVMAASWKFWSAWPMFVHMIKDLSNVKFKGITLTVDNSYQYGPVCVDKSVRSSGVLEKIFDFAREEMSKKYPILVTFINKINPRSYEAHTRKLGLEVVKEFEFNNNQYYELCYDTSKPL; from the coding sequence ATGATTGAATGTAGATTAGCAAAATTAGAAGATATAGAACAAATTTTAAAACTTCATGCAAGATATCAAGTAGATACAATAAATGAAGATGATAAAAAAGATGGATTTATTACTACAGCGTTTACAAAAGAGCAGTTAACAGCTCTAATAGAAGATGAACAAGGTTTATTCGTCGCAATAAAAGATGGAGAGATAGTAGCTTATGTTATGGCAGCATCTTGGAAATTTTGGTCTGCATGGCCTATGTTTGTTCATATGATAAAAGATTTATCAAATGTAAAATTTAAAGGAATAACTTTAACAGTAGATAATTCATATCAATATGGTCCCGTTTGTGTTGATAAAAGTGTAAGAAGTAGTGGAGTATTAGAAAAGATATTTGATTTTGCAAGAGAAGAGATGTCAAAGAAGTATCCAATACTTGTTACATTTATAAATAAAATAAACCCTAGGTCTTATGAAGCACACACTAGAAAATTAGGTTTAGAAGTTGTAAAAGAGTTTGAATTTAACAATAATCAATATTATGAATTGTGTTATGACACATCAAAACCTTTATAA
- a CDS encoding DoxX family protein, translated as MRTFENFLGRVLSDNLGKLILRLTLGILMLFHGYNKYVTGINGIQGLVSKNGFPEFLAYGVYVGEIIVPILIIIGLYTRISSFIFAFTMGFAIYLAHSSHIFDLGRSGGLVIETPLLFMLGAIALMCLGAGRYSVDQK; from the coding sequence ATGAGGACGTTTGAAAACTTCTTAGGTAGAGTTTTAAGTGACAATCTTGGGAAACTTATATTAAGACTAACCCTTGGTATTTTAATGCTTTTTCATGGTTATAATAAATATGTAACAGGAATTAATGGTATTCAAGGTTTAGTATCAAAAAATGGATTCCCTGAATTTTTGGCATATGGTGTTTATGTTGGTGAAATTATTGTACCTATACTTATAATCATTGGTTTATATACAAGAATTAGTAGCTTTATTTTTGCTTTTACTATGGGATTTGCAATTTATTTAGCACATTCATCTCATATATTTGATTTAGGCAGATCTGGTGGTCTAGTAATAGAAACTCCTTTATTATTTATGTTAGGAGCAATTGCTTTAATGTGCTTAGGTGCAGGAAGATATAGTGTAGACCAGAAATAA
- a CDS encoding cold-shock protein, which translates to MSNRYNGTVKWFNSEKGFGFIQLEDGTKDIFVHYREINHTGYGKVSLDENQKVSFVIGNNAKGDFAQNVEVI; encoded by the coding sequence ATGTCAAATAGATACAACGGAACTGTAAAATGGTTCAATAGCGAAAAAGGTTTTGGATTTATCCAATTAGAAGATGGAACTAAAGATATTTTTGTTCATTATAGAGAAATTAATCATACAGGATATGGAAAAGTATCTCTAGATGAGAATCAAAAAGTTAGTTTTGTAATTGGAAATAATGCAAAAGGTGACTTTGCACAAAATGTAGAAGTTATCTAA
- a CDS encoding ATP-binding cassette domain-containing protein gives MKQLQINKLTFKYSNTTIFFDISLNFSPLWTGIVGVNGSGKTTLLKLISKDEKVQSGTISGNDLVYYCAQTLEKKPKGFDEFIYTYNTNTFRLKQLLKIEDEWFYRWNTLSFGERKRIQIAIALFHTPDILLLDEPTNHLDISNKNIVLKALKSFSGIGIIVSHDREVLNILCKNTVIIKDKKVYSYKSSFNTAIKELKEYEMYLQKQNKNINTQIKKLEKNITIQKQKVLESKERLSKKSINSKDKSLKEKINLAKLTGKDKYNSRLVNTFTKKLSETNSKKNYLSKEYDKGIVINEKSNNSKKFNLCLEEGKVKLSNEKILYYPNLSINHNDKIAIVGDNGVGKSTFLKYIISNLPEKHKYLYLPQEINKNQINKFFNELNSLNNEKKGRLFTLVQRLSSNPKNLLDTATSSPGEIKKLFIAKALLDDISLIILDEPTNHMDIDSIVTLERALKDYKNTLIFVSHDMQFIKNIFAKVWFIKEVEINKFVLE, from the coding sequence ATGAAACAACTACAAATAAATAAATTAACATTTAAATATTCAAATACAACTATCTTTTTTGATATTTCATTAAACTTTTCTCCTTTATGGACAGGTATTGTGGGAGTAAATGGTTCAGGTAAAACAACTCTTTTAAAACTTATTTCAAAAGATGAAAAAGTACAAAGTGGAACAATTAGCGGAAATGATTTGGTCTATTATTGTGCACAAACATTAGAAAAGAAGCCAAAAGGTTTTGATGAGTTTATTTATACATACAATACTAATACATTTAGATTAAAACAACTATTAAAAATAGAAGATGAATGGTTTTATAGGTGGAATACACTTAGCTTTGGAGAAAGAAAGAGGATTCAAATTGCAATAGCACTTTTTCATACACCTGATATTCTTTTATTGGATGAACCAACAAATCATTTAGATATTTCTAATAAAAATATTGTGTTAAAGGCTTTAAAAAGTTTTTCTGGAATTGGTATTATAGTAAGCCATGATAGAGAAGTGTTAAATATCTTATGTAAAAATACAGTAATAATAAAAGATAAAAAGGTTTATAGTTATAAAAGTTCTTTTAACACAGCTATAAAAGAGTTAAAAGAGTATGAAATGTATTTACAAAAACAAAATAAAAATATTAATACGCAAATAAAAAAACTAGAAAAAAATATAACTATACAAAAACAAAAAGTTTTAGAATCAAAAGAGCGTTTATCAAAAAAAAGTATTAATTCAAAAGATAAAAGTTTGAAAGAAAAAATAAATTTAGCAAAACTAACAGGAAAAGATAAATACAATTCAAGATTAGTAAATACTTTTACTAAGAAATTAAGTGAAACAAATTCAAAAAAGAATTATTTATCAAAAGAGTATGATAAAGGAATTGTAATAAATGAAAAATCAAACAATTCAAAGAAGTTTAATTTATGTTTGGAAGAAGGAAAGGTAAAACTCTCAAATGAAAAAATACTCTATTATCCAAATCTTTCAATAAATCATAATGATAAAATTGCAATAGTAGGGGATAATGGAGTAGGTAAAAGTACTTTTTTAAAATATATTATTTCAAATTTACCAGAAAAGCATAAGTACTTATATCTACCCCAAGAGATAAATAAAAATCAAATTAATAAATTTTTTAATGAATTAAATAGTTTGAATAATGAAAAGAAAGGTAGGCTTTTTACCTTAGTTCAAAGATTATCTTCAAATCCAAAAAATTTATTAGATACAGCAACTTCAAGCCCAGGAGAAATAAAAAAACTTTTTATAGCAAAAGCTTTATTAGATGATATAAGCCTGATAATTTTAGATGAACCAACAAATCATATGGACATCGATTCAATTGTAACTTTAGAAAGAGCATTAAAAGATTATAAAAATACTCTTATATTTGTTAGTCATGATATGCAATTTATAAAAAATATATTTGCGAAAGTATGGTTTATAAAAGAAGTAGAGATAAATAAATTTGTATTAGAATGA
- the ribB gene encoding 3,4-dihydroxy-2-butanone-4-phosphate synthase, with protein MNQKILNWDFKTNIQNAIKALQNGKGVVVTDDKNRENEADLIFCANTITEEQMATLIRECSGIVCLCLTSQKVEELQLPMMVKANNSKFQTPFTITIEAKEDVTTGVSAKDRITTIKAAIKDDGINHIVSPGHIFPLKARDGGVLERQGHTEASIDLMKLAKLEPVAVLCELTNPDGTMAKDEDITNFAKKFDMPLLSVEDIINYRRYIE; from the coding sequence ATGAATCAAAAAATCTTAAATTGGGATTTTAAAACAAATATTCAAAATGCTATAAAAGCGCTTCAAAATGGAAAAGGTGTTGTAGTAACTGACGATAAAAATAGAGAGAATGAAGCAGATTTAATATTTTGTGCAAATACTATCACAGAAGAACAGATGGCCACATTAATTAGAGAATGCAGTGGTATTGTTTGTTTATGTTTAACTTCACAAAAAGTTGAAGAATTGCAATTACCAATGATGGTAAAAGCAAATAATTCAAAATTTCAAACTCCTTTTACTATTACAATAGAAGCAAAAGAAGATGTTACTACTGGTGTTAGTGCAAAAGATAGAATTACCACAATTAAAGCAGCTATTAAAGATGATGGAATAAATCACATAGTTTCACCTGGTCATATTTTTCCACTAAAAGCAAGAGATGGTGGAGTATTAGAGAGACAAGGACATACTGAAGCTAGTATTGATTTAATGAAATTAGCAAAGCTTGAACCAGTTGCAGTTTTATGTGAACTCACAAACCCTGATGGAACAATGGCAAAAGATGAAGATATAACAAATTTTGCAAAAAAATTTGATATGCCATTATTGAGTGTAGAAGATATTATAAATTATAGAAGATATATTGAATAG
- a CDS encoding GGDEF domain-containing protein produces the protein MKQIIKTITEIGITDDTDHWLSGKIKLVNIISLVNFIFILSMIFLDLLLNKTYNLSIILLIISFIMFIPYYLNYKKKYIASRIAFLSLAYISICSLAVLFGKEFNFQYYLVPGVGMSLIFFRDEIGNKKWIFTFLGIPLWIFLEIWFVLYSPIISVGKYIEVIPYFSTLLIFLTAILMFGTFTHESGKHLKNISNMNKKLKKLANIDPLTKLYNRRFMDEKINYFFNLSKRNNGFLAMCIFDIDFFKKVNDTYGHDAGDKVLQTVSKLAKENFRETDFVGRIGGEEFCVIFTYGNINSVKDAIERFRKIIENNRLKYEKNEIKTTASFGISYLTSDIKTQEQLYKNADSALYEAKNTGRNKIVDAI, from the coding sequence ATGAAACAAATTATTAAAACAATTACCGAAATTGGTATAACTGATGATACTGACCATTGGTTATCAGGCAAAATTAAACTTGTAAATATTATCTCTTTAGTAAATTTTATTTTTATATTAAGTATGATATTTCTTGATTTACTTTTAAATAAAACATATAATTTATCTATTATTCTTTTAATTATCAGTTTTATTATGTTTATCCCATATTATTTAAATTATAAAAAAAAATATATAGCTTCTAGAATTGCTTTTTTATCATTAGCATATATATCGATTTGTTCTTTAGCTGTACTTTTTGGAAAAGAGTTTAATTTTCAATACTATTTAGTTCCTGGTGTGGGGATGTCATTAATATTTTTCAGAGATGAAATAGGTAATAAAAAATGGATATTTACTTTTTTGGGAATACCTTTATGGATTTTTCTTGAAATTTGGTTTGTATTATATTCTCCTATTATTTCAGTGGGGAAATATATTGAAGTAATACCATATTTTAGCACTTTATTAATATTTTTGACAGCAATTTTGATGTTTGGTACATTTACGCATGAGAGTGGTAAACATCTAAAAAATATATCAAATATGAATAAAAAACTTAAAAAATTAGCCAATATTGATCCTTTGACAAAACTTTATAATAGACGTTTTATGGATGAAAAAATAAATTATTTCTTCAATTTATCAAAACGTAATAATGGGTTTTTAGCAATGTGTATTTTTGATATAGACTTTTTTAAAAAGGTTAATGATACTTATGGACATGATGCTGGAGACAAAGTTTTACAAACAGTTTCAAAACTTGCAAAGGAAAATTTTAGAGAAACTGATTTTGTAGGAAGAATTGGTGGAGAAGAGTTTTGTGTAATTTTTACGTATGGAAATATAAATTCAGTAAAAGATGCAATAGAAAGATTTAGAAAAATTATTGAAAACAATAGATTAAAATATGAGAAAAATGAAATAAAAACTACAGCAAGTTTTGGAATAAGTTATTTAACAAGTGATATAAAAACACAAGAACAATTATATAAAAATGCAGATAGTGCTTTATATGAAGCAAAAAATACGGGGAGAAATAAGATTGTAGATGCAATATAA